The sequence below is a genomic window from Zhongshania aliphaticivorans.
TAAAAACCTGTCGGCCGTGGCCGATGCCAGCGGCGGCAGCTTAAATAACGCGGTGAAGGTAAATATTTCCTTAACTGATCTAAGCGTGTTTGCTCAGGTTAACGAGGTAATGGCTAAGTTTTTTACCGAACCTTACCCCGCCCGCGCCTGCGTTCAAGTTGCCGCGCTACCCCGTGGCGCCATGATTGAAGTTGAAGTCATACTCGCGCTTTAATTACAGCGTCAATCTTTAGCGGTACTCGCGCGCCACGCGCGTAGTACCGGTTCAAAACCCTCGCGAAAAGTCGGGTATTTCAATGTATAGCCGCTTTCTCGCAGACGGCGATTCACACAGCGTTTGCTCCCTGTGCGCGCAATCGGCTCGCCCTTGCTCGCGTAAGTCACGCCTAACTGCGCAGCCAACCAGGACTGTACATCTTGAATACTCGCAGCCTCATCATCCACGCCAACATAACAGTTTTTGAGTTTGCCACCCGCCTCGGTTTTATCTATTAAATGGGCGATAAAGCCAACGCAATCATCGCGGTGAATGCGATTGGTATAGTGCAGCGGCGCTGCCGGCGCGCAGTCGCCATCCAAAACCTTATTCAGCATAAAAAATCGGCCAGTGCCGTAAATGCCGCCAAAGCGAATATTACTGTGGGGCCAAGCAGTAGCGGCTATTGCCTGCTCAGCGTTTAAGAGACTTTGACCAGAAAATCGGTCGGGGGCCGTTTCGCTAGTTTCATCGATTATGTCGTGATTGGCCTGCGCGTACACGCCGGTACTGGAGACAAAAAATATGTGCTTGGGTGGCACCGCGATCGCAGCCAAAACATTGGCCAAACCCCGCTCAAATACGGCTTGATAGGCTTCGGCCTTATTTCCGCCAGGCGTTAAGGTCACCACCACATAGTCTGCCCGCAGCGAGCCAAGAGCTGCCACACTCGCAGGATCGCAAACATCCGCCGCAAATGCCGTAATCCCCGGCGCCAATTTGGCAGTATTACGACGTAAACCTTGCACCTCCCACCCCTGGGGTAAATACAACTCTGCCAAACCATTGCCAATATCACCACAACCCACAATGAGCAGCTTTTTTTGTTCCCTTTTGCCATCAACAGCCATCGCCAGCGTAAACTCCAATAAATAAAACGACAATTCGCCCAGTGCCAGCAGTCTTCGCTATACTGGCTCTCATCTTTTTTCTGCTAGGTGTTAGCGGCAATTACGAGCGCCGCTGCAGAGCTTAGCACTTTGCACCCGAGGACGACCATGGCAAGCCTTCCCATCATGCGACGTATCGTTACCGTTAACAGCGAAGATCACCACCTGAGCTTCGCCAATGAGGCGATGCCAGAGCCCGCCGCCACGGAAGTTTTGATTCGCGTTATTGGCTCCGGCGTCAATCGTCCCGACTTAATGCAGCGCTATGGTCTCTATCCACCACCAGCAGACGCCAGCCCTGTACTGGGTTTAGAGGTATCGGGTGAAATTGTCGCCGTCGGCAGCGACGTCAGCCGCTGGGCCGTGGGCGATATGGTGTGCGCGCTGTGTAATGGTGGCGGCTACGCCGATTATACCGTAGCCCCCGCCAGCCAATGCCTCGCTGTTCCCAATGGCATGTCGGTACTCGATGCGGCGGCGCTACCAGAAACCTTATTCACGGTTTGGCACAATGTTTTTCAGCGCGCAAAACTTAAAGCGGGCGAACACTTTCTGGTTCATGGCGGCAGTAGCGGCATTGGCACAACTGCCATTCGTCTCGCCACCGCGATGGGCGCCAAGGTTTATACCACCGCCGGTAGCGAAGCAAAATGTGCGGCCTGTGAAGATCTCGGCGCGTTCAAGGCAGTCAATTACAAAACCGAAGCCTTTGAAACCGTACTGGCCGAGGCGTCTGGCGGCCACGGCATGGATGTAATTCTAGATATGGTAGGCGGCGACTATGTGCAAAAAGATATTAAGCTCGCCGCCGCCGACGGCCGCATCGTTTTTATTGCCTTTCAAGCGGGCTTTACCGCCGAATTGAATTTTTTACCGGTACTAATGAAACGCCTGACCTTAACCGCCTCAACCCTGCGCGCCCAAAGTGCTGAACAAAAAGCGCAAATAGCCGCCGAACTAGAAGAGCAGGTTATGCCGCTGTACGGCAACGGCACAATAAACCCGGTGATTGATCAGGTCTTTCCATTTGCCGATATCGCCGCCGCCCATGCCCGCATGGAAAGTGGCGCCCATATCGGCAAAATTTTACTACGGCTAGCGGAGTAAACTCGGCTTTTCCGTTAAAGTATAAATTGCCTTTTCAGCGCGGCAGGGTAGTATTGAGCGTCATAGGTATTAACTATTACGTTTTCACTATTGCACAGGTATTTTTATGACGCTTACCGAACTGCGCTACATTCTTGCCCTGAAAGATTCAGGGCATTTCGGCAAGGCGGCAGAAAAATGCTTTGTTAGCCAGCCCACCCTCAGCGTGGCCATTAAAAAACTGGAAGACGAACTCGGCATTTCTTTGTTTGAGCGCAATCGCGGGCAAATTAAAACGACGCCGGTGGGCGAACAAGTGATTCGCCAAGCGCGCTATGTGCTAGAGCAAGCCGACCATATTCGCGAGCTCGCCAATCAGGGCCGCGATCCCTTGGGCACGCCGCTGGCCATTGGCGCAATCCACACCGTTGGCCCCTATCTTTACCCGCGCTGTATTCCGCTAATTCGCGAGTATGCGCCGGAGATGCCTTTATATATTGAGGAGAATTTAACCGGGGTCTTGCGAGAGCGCCTGCGCTCCTCCCAGCTCGACGCCATTATTGTCGCACTCCCTTTTAATGAACCCGACGTTGTTACCCAGCCGCTCTACGAAGAACCCTTTGTTGTGCTGCTGCCCTGCGACCACCCCTTAGCGCAAAAAACGGCGCTACACCAAGACGACTTACTCAATGAAAATGTTCTGCTCCTCGGTGAAGGCCACTGCTTTCGCGACCAAGTCATGGCCGCCTGCCCGGGACTTCGACAAACCTTTGCCAATGGAGATCGCCTACTCCAGTCCGTTGTCGAGGGCAGCTCACTCGAAACCTTAAAGCACATGGTCGTCTCCAAGCTTGGTATTACCATACTGCCGCTGTCTGCCGCGCAAGTTGCTCCCTATGGCGATGGCGTGCTGTGTACTCGGCCTTTTGTCGACCCCTCGCCAACCCGCACCGTAGCATTGGCCTGGCGCGCGAGCTTCCCCCGCCACCAGGCCGTGGATGTCATTAGCCGCGCTATAAAAGCCTCGGCGGCGGCACTAACCTCGCTGCCAAGCTCACAAAGTCCATCCAAAACAAAACGTAAAATTAAAAAGTCCGGATGAGCCAAGCCACTGACAAGCGCAATCCGGCTACCACCGTGGCGCTACATCAACTTGGTGTCGCCACCTTAAAAGGTGTGGGCCCCAAGGTGCGCGAAAAGCTCGACGCACTGGGCATTAAAACCGTACAAGATTTACTGTTCCACCTGCCCCTGCGCTACCAGGACCGCACCCGTATTACGCCGATTGGGGCCATGCAATTAAGTACCGACGTCGTCATTGAAGGTAAAGTGCTGGTTGCCGATGTCGTATTCGGCCGTCGTCGCAGCTTAGTCTGCCGAATCCAAGATGGCAGCGGCACCACCACCCTGCGCTTCTTCCATTTTAGTGCGGCGCAAAAAGCCCAACTCACCCCTGGTGCGCGACTGCGTTGCTTTGGTGAACCCCGCCGGGGCAGCGGTGGCCTAGAATTTTACCACCCCGAATACCGCGTTCTCGGCGGCGACGAACCCGTACCTGTAGAAGAGCGACTCACGCCGATTTACCCAAGCACAGAGGGCTTTGCCCAAACCAGTTGGCGCAAGCTCTGCGATCAAGCGCTACAGTATCTAGACCACCACCCAGTAAGTGAATGGTTACCAACTAAATCACTGCCCTATGCCCTTAGTAACAGCCAATGGACCTTGGCCGAGGCGCTGCGCTACTTACACCATCCGCCGACTGACGCCTCGATCAGTCAATTACAAGAAGGCTTGCATCCCAGCCAGCGGCGCCTGGCCTTTGAAGAATTGCTTGCCCATAATTTAGCCCTGCAAGAGTTGCGACGCGAAACCCAGCGCGGTGGCGGCCCGGCCCTCGACGGCCCAACAACACTACAGCGCGGATTTTTAAAAGGCTTGGGGTTTACGCTAACAGGCGCACAACAACGCGTAGCCAAGGAAATTGCCAAGGACTTGCGCAGCCACACCCCCATGCTGCGTTTGGTTCAAGGTGACGTTGGCAGCGGCAAAACTGCCGTGGCGGCACTCGCCGCATTGCGGGCAGTCGCCAGCGGCTACCAGGTCGCGATTATGGCGCCCACTGAAATTTTGGCGGAGCAACACTACCAAAGCTTCAGCCAGTGGTTTGAGCCCCTCGGTTTAAATGTGGCCTGGCTTACCGGCAAATTAAAAGGCAAAGCTCGTCAATTGCAAAGCGACGCTATTGCCGATCACAGCGCCCATGTCGCGGTTGGCACCCACGCGCTATTCCAAAACGATGTAGAGTTCGCCCGACTCGGTTTAGTCATCATCGACGAGCAACATCGCTTTGGTGTGCACCAGCGCCTAGCGCTAAAACAAAAAGCCGCGGCCCAAGTCGGCCAGCCCCATCAGCTCATCATGACCGCAACCCCTATTCCACGGACCTTGGCGATGACCGCCTACGCCGACCTCGATACCTCGGTCATCGATGAATTGCCACCGGGCCGCAGCCCAGTCAATACCGTGGTACTGGCCAACGACCGGCGCGGCGATGTAATGGAAAGACTCCGAGGTGTTTGCGCCAGCGGCCAGCAGGCCTATTGGGTGTGCACCCTGATCGAAGAATCTGACAAGCTTCAAGCGCAAGCCGCTGAAGCCAGCTGGGAGCTATTAAAAGAAACCCTGCCGGAATTGCGCATTGGTCTAGTGCACGGCCGCATGAAGCCCAAAGAAAAAGCCGCTGTCATGGCCGACTTTAAAGCGGCAGAATTAGATTTAATCGTCGCCACCACGGTAATTGAAGTCGGGGTAGACGTGCCCAACGCCTCGCTAATGATCATTGAAAACGCCGAGCGCCTCGGCCTAGCTCAGTTACACCAATTACGAGGCAGGGTCGGCCGTGGCAGCCAGCAAAGCTTTTGCGTACTGCTTTACCAAACGCCGCTGTCACGCAATGGTCGCGAGCGTTTAGCCGCCCTGCGCGACAGCAATGACGGCTTTGTTATTGCCGAGCAAGATTTAGCACTGCGCGGCCCCGGCGAAGTACTTGGCACCCGCCAAACCGGCTTAATGAGTTTTAAAATAGCCGATTTACAGCGCGACGACGACTTGCTCGACGCGGTGCGCGAACAAGCCCAGCACATCATCGAAAACCACCCAAATAACATTAAACCGCTTATCCAACGCTGGCTTTCAGGGCGCAGTGTATACGCCTCGGTATAAAGCCTTTTTGCAAAAGCCTTGCGCTCTTAGTCGACATCACCGAAAACATCGACTACACATAAAGAATGATCGATAAAATTAAAAACCTGCGCCGCTTCTTCCGGCTGCCCTACCCCAAGGCCGCCGAACCGCCGCTCACCGTAGATAAAGACACCACCTACCGCGTTCTAGAAATTTCCGAGCGCGGTATTTTACTGGCCCAAAAATCAGATGCGCCACTACAAATCGGCGAAACCCTACGGGGCAATATTAGGTTTCACGACCAACACTGCGAAGAAATCGAAGGCCAAGTGTACCGCCTAGACTCCCGTGGGGTGATTATTACCTTAAGCCAAGGCATTAGCCCCAAATACATGATGCAGGAACAAATTTACGTCAAAAATACGTTCCCGGTGTTTTTCCGCTACACGATACGAGAGAACTTTAAGGCAAGCCATTAACTGACTGCCGCCCCCAGCTAAGCCTCCGTCACCGAAAAAGCTGCGCCATATTAAGATGCGTTAACTGAGCCGTATTCATTGTCGCCATCACTCGCCTGACAAAGAAACACCAGCATCACAATGAGACCTATGAGCGGCACCAAATAAATTAGCTGCCACCAACCCGACCGGCCCGTATCGTGAAGCCGCCGCGCGGTAATACTAATACTTGGCATTAATACCACCAAAGAAAAAAGCGAGGCCAGCCAAACCGTGTTCAGCACATAGTCGACAACAGAAATGGCAACATAAATAAGGAAGTAAGCCAGCACAAACATCCAATACGCTTGTCGACTTGCCCGGCCGGAAAACTCAGCATACTTTTTAAACGCGTCAGTAAAATATTCCATCGTTAATCCTTTATTCATTTTTTCTGCTGTAAAGAGGCGTCACAGGCTATTTAATCTTTTTTGTCGATTGTAATCTCAATGGTTTTACTACTACCCGCAAACCACTTTTGTATATATAAGGAACCGACAATAGGCGCAGTTCCTTCGTCGGGAACTTCTTTATAGCGAACACTGTTTTTTGTCTCTTTTTCAAACTCAAATTTAAGGACTTTCTTTGACATAAATTTTTCCACCAGACTATTTTTTATCGCTGTCCATCTTTGCCTTGAGATCAGCAAAGGGGTTGAATGTGGCCGCTTTTGACTTTTTCTCCGTGGTACTGCCATAGCGGACTAAGTTTTCGTATTTGGTATGCTCCTCGTCATGGCAATAAATACATAACAGTTCCCAATTACTACCATCAGGCGGGTTATTATCATGATCGTGGTCGACGTGATGGACCGTTAACTCAGATAAATTCCTACGCTCAAAATCACGCGCGCACCGCCCGCAAACCCAGGGGTACAGCTTTAAGGCTTTTTCTCGATAACCGCTGGCGCGCTTAGTATTGTACTCGCGCTGTTCTGCTAAAACTTGATCCAGTGTCTTCTTTTGACCGCTCATTAACTTGCCTATAAATGGAAATATTTAAATTATTGATATATGAGCTTAGCTCTTCTTAGCACAGCCCAGAAAATGAATTCCAGTGCGACCTAGAAGCCATCACCGTCCTGCCACGGTAACTGGCGAAGCTCCTGAAGACTACCATCGGCTAGCAATAGCCATAGATCAAGAATCTTGGTCACGGGAATTTCGGCCATATGCCAAGGACCTTCGCCGGTAACGGCGTTTTCAAGACAAACTAGCCCGGAGTGAAACGCCGAGATACTCCACTGGCCATCATGTATCAGCGAAACACAGGCTTCTGCGTCATCTGCGCTGAGCGACCCAAGAAGACTCCGCCTCTGCTTTACTGATGGGTTCCACACTGTATCGCCGTTTTGGTCTAGCGCCGAATTGCTCATAGTATTTAATAATTCCTTACTTATTCAAGAGAGGACACCAATACTGCGCGCCGGCTTATAAAATTTAACTGATCAAAAATCCACCTTGATATAGAAAGTAGCCACACCGTTATTCAATACAGGAATTGCGCTAGATTGTCGACCAGCAGCTAGTAAAACTCATAATCAAGCTTTAAGCGAAGGGTGTAATCAGCACTGCTTTCATTTAAACCAAGGACACTGCCCAATTCCCAACGAATGCTGTTGGTGCTGCTTAAGCGAGTCATCCCCACCAGCGCGGGGCCAATACCGTGATAATCTTCGGCGGCATAAAATTCTAGCGCGGGTTCCAGATAGGGTTTATAGCGGTAGCGGGCCTGTGCCGAAAAGCTGGTTTCAAACTCGTCGCCGTTAACCTCGCTGTCTTCGTAAAGTAATCCAGCATTGGCGGTGAAGATATAGCTGTGCCACTCCCGCAGCGCGATGATTTTGGTCGCCAGTTCTTCCACATCACTGTCGCGGCTATTTTCGTACTCCAGCAGTACACCCCAATCTATTGCGTATTCGCCCTGCTCGGTGAGTTGCCAGCGAGCTTCGAGTTCATAACCACTGAAGCTTGCAGCATCGTCATCGCCGCGACCGATGACATAGGCCTCGAGGGCGAGGGTTTCGCTAACTGCCGCGCCAAAACCGAGACGCTGAATAACAATGCCATTTGGCGCTTGAACGCCTCCCTGCGCTCGGCTGACCCGGTATTCCAATTCTTTTTCAAGGACATTAACGTAAGGCGCGTAAATTTTGTCTACAGCCAAACCGTCGGCAAACACCGCGCCAGTCAATGAACTCAATACCAACAGGCCTAATTCAAGCTTGCGCGAGCCTAGCATTATTGCTCATCCGGCTTAGTTGGCGATGCCGCATTTATACCCGCGCGATAACGCAATGTTAAGGTGGCAAGCATGACCGCAATCGCAAATACATAAATCGCAACTTGCGCTGGTGCGGGAGTGGCTTCATAGCCCACCATGGCGTAAAGCAATTGCCCCGGCAGGCCGTCTTCGGGTAAAAACCCGCTGCTATCCCAAGCTTGACCGTCGGGTAGGTAATCCGCCTGAATCAGCATTTTACAGCCTTGTAAAATCATGCCGCCCGCCACTAGGGTAAGTAACATACTGCCAAAAAATACGGCGCGACGCGGACTAAAACTCAGCAGCCAATAATAAAATAAGGCGCAAAAACTAAAGCCGATACCCAAGCCAATTACCGCGCCGCTATATAAACCTAAGCGCGATTCTTGATTACCTTGAAAGGCTGATAAATAAATATAAATCTCTGAACCTTCGCGGATCACTGCCAAGGCAATAGCGACGGCCATCGCCACGAATAAAATACTATTTAGTGACTGACGACGATTAAGGTAAAACACTAATTGTTGACAGCTATACAGTAAGCAGAGATAAATCAATAATTGAATCCCCGCATCACTCAGCTCTTGGCCCACGCGACCCATGGCCGATGAAATACTGCCCATCTGCTGACCATAACCTACGGACCCAAGCAAGCCTACTAATACCCCCCATTTAAACCAGGCCTGGCTCACGCCCAATTGTCGGCACATAGACAATAGAATACTTATCAGCAGTGCCGCTTCAAGTACTTCACGAATGATAATGACGACGCTAGTCAGCAGCATTTTACCTTACTCGATTTAATTCTCATTCAGCAATTATCTTGCCTTGAGCACTCTTGGGATTAAACTCGCCGAAAAATGGATACTCTCCCGCCGGTAGCGGGCCAATAAATAGTAAGGCCTTCTGGCCGCCCAAAATTACTTTTTCGCGATTCAACTCGTAACTTTCAAATTCTTCCGGCGTGCTATCGCGGTTGTATACCCAAAGTTTTATTTTGGTATTGGCGGGCACCCGCAATTCTGAGGGCGTAAATAAATGTTCGCGTATTTCCAGGTTGAAGCTGGGCTTTTCTGCCCAAACTGAGGTCGCGGCTAACAACAATAGCGCAGCGCCGATTGAATGGCTCAAGGTCGACATTAATTTGCTCATACCTGCTCGCCCTCATCGCTACGACCGAGCGCTTTTTTTGATTTAGCGCTAGGCGGTAATGCCTTATCACTGCGCAACGGTGCGGGGAATACGATCGATACCGCCAAGCCCCTGCCCTCTAAACCTGTTGCCATGACGATGTTAGCCCCGTGTAATTCTGCAATATGCTCAACGATCGATAAGCCTAAACCACAGCCGCTCACTCCCGAGCTGTGGCGGTCTCCCCCCAGCCGATAAAAACGTTCGAACACCCGACTCTGCGCCTCAGCCGATATCCCCGGTCCGTTGTCTGCAACGGTTAGCCAAACCTCGCTGCTCTTGACCTCGGTGCGCAACTCAATGCGTCCGCCCTGCTGGGTATATTTACTGGCATTATTGACCAAGTTTTGCAGTAAAATCCCGAGTGCAAAGCGGTCGCCATCCACTGTTACCGCATCGCCCGCTAACTCGATGGTTTGCTGTTTAGCAGCGCAATCGGCGTAGCGCTCCGCAATCGCATCGCGAGCTAAGCCTGGCAATGAGATTTTTTCAAATTTTGCTGGGTAGTGATCTGGTGTAGTGCGGTGTAGCAATAGCATTTGCTCTACTAAATGTGCAAGGCGGTCTACGTCTTTAGTCAAGCTGCGCAGAGAATCGCTGCCGTTGGGCAGCTCATCGCGCACATTGTGAAGGTGCATTTTAATTGCACTGATGGGTGTCCGTAATTCATGTGCGGCATCAGCAGAGAAGCGGCGTTCTCGTTCAAACGAGGCGCTCAAGCGACTTAGCATAGAGTTTACCGATTGAATAACCGGCAACAGTTCTACCGGTGCACCATCGACTCGAATGGCGCCAAAATCGTCGGTCGGTTTTCGGCGCAGAATGCCCGCCAGTACGCCAAGGCTACTTAAGCCGCGACCAATGATTAACCAAATTAATATTCCCGCCACGGGTAATACCAGAACCACTGGTACAATAGATTCTAATATCACACTCTCGGCTAAGCGATAGCGTTGATCTACGCGCTCAGCGACCACCACTCGTCGCCCCGTATTCGGGTTTAAATAGCTTAGCGTGCGCCACCGGTAATCATTAAAATTATGCTCACCAAAACCCGGTACTTCGCTAATAATTTGCGCGGGCGCGTGGACAGAACGCCACAGTAATTTGCCTTCGCCTGAAAAAATTTGAAAGACCATTTGCTCATCATCTGCCGACGGTGGCGATTCCTCATTCGGCAATGGCATAGCCGCAAATTGCGCGGCCATTTCGCTTAGCTTTTGATCAAATAGGCTTTCGGCCTCGAGCATACTTGAGCGATAACCGTGCAGCGCGGCAATAAAATTAACCAGCATAAGTGCCGACAACACACTAATGATCAAAAAACGGCGCAGCGAGGTCATTCACTGTCACCGAGAATGAAGCCAACCCCACGAATGGTCTTGATAACCGAGTGACCTAATTTTTTGCGGAGGTTATGCACATGTACATCCACAGTATTACTGTTGACTTCATCGCCCCAACTATAAAGTTTTTCCTCTAATTGCTCACGACTAAATACCTGACCAGGGCGGTCAGCCAAGGCCCGTAAAATGGCAAATTCGCGGCGAGAGACCTTTTGCACTTCACCATTCAATTGCACTTCATGGCTGGCGATATTAAGGCTGACATTGCCAATATGAATTTCTGCTTCGCGCAGTGGCCCACTGCGCCGCGACAGCACGCGAATGCGAGCCAATAGTTCTTCGAAAGCAAATGGCTTTGTAAGATAGTCATCGGCGCCGGCATCCAGTCCAGCAATTTTATCGCTAAGACCGTCCCGGGCGGTGAGGATAAGAACAGGTATACCGGCTTGAATTTTGCGCAACGCCTGCAACAGACTAAGACCGTCGATATCTGGCAAGCCCAAATCCAATATTACTAAATCTAACTGGCCTGCTTCATAAAAACGCAGAGCATTGGCGCCAGTCGCCGCGTGGTCAACGGCATACCCCGCCCGCCGCAGCGCGGTCAACATACCTTGGGCTAAACTTTCATCGTCTTCGATAAGCAGTAAACGCATTATTGAAACTCACTTTTTAATAAGCGTAGCGCATTCGGTGTTGGCATACTAACACGTACTGCTTTAGCGCAAGGGAGCATCGCCTTGCTGCTTGGCATAGCGTTTTATTATCGGTAGCTGTTTTTTCAGTGCCTTTGCGACTAGGCAGGGAAACAAGCCGTTTAAGCGCACAAAAAACTTCTCTGGCCAACCCAGGTAACGGTTACAGCTGTGCCGCTCAGTTAGTAGTCGCATAGCGGCTAACGCAACCACTGCAGGCTCGTCCTCGCGATTACCCAGCTCTGCGTTCATTGCGACCACAGCCGCGCTATTCATTTTAGTTCGCACTGCGCGTGGGGCAAGGTAATGCACTGCTATTTCTTGGTCTGCCAATTCTCGTTGTAAAGCCTCGGTAAAACCGCGCAAACCAAACTTGCTGGCACAGTAGGTGCTAAAACCGGCATAGCCGATACTGCCAAAGCTTGAA
It includes:
- a CDS encoding NAD(P)H-quinone oxidoreductase, which codes for MASLPIMRRIVTVNSEDHHLSFANEAMPEPAATEVLIRVIGSGVNRPDLMQRYGLYPPPADASPVLGLEVSGEIVAVGSDVSRWAVGDMVCALCNGGGYADYTVAPASQCLAVPNGMSVLDAAALPETLFTVWHNVFQRAKLKAGEHFLVHGGSSGIGTTAIRLATAMGAKVYTTAGSEAKCAACEDLGAFKAVNYKTEAFETVLAEASGGHGMDVILDMVGGDYVQKDIKLAAADGRIVFIAFQAGFTAELNFLPVLMKRLTLTASTLRAQSAEQKAQIAAELEEQVMPLYGNGTINPVIDQVFPFADIAAAHARMESGAHIGKILLRLAE
- a CDS encoding YajD family HNH nuclease gives rise to the protein MSGQKKTLDQVLAEQREYNTKRASGYREKALKLYPWVCGRCARDFERRNLSELTVHHVDHDHDNNPPDGSNWELLCIYCHDEEHTKYENLVRYGSTTEKKSKAATFNPFADLKAKMDSDKK
- a CDS encoding response regulator, yielding MRLLLIEDDESLAQGMLTALRRAGYAVDHAATGANALRFYEAGQLDLVILDLGLPDIDGLSLLQALRKIQAGIPVLILTARDGLSDKIAGLDAGADDYLTKPFAFEELLARIRVLSRRSGPLREAEIHIGNVSLNIASHEVQLNGEVQKVSRREFAILRALADRPGQVFSREQLEEKLYSWGDEVNSNTVDVHVHNLRKKLGHSVIKTIRGVGFILGDSE
- the recG gene encoding ATP-dependent DNA helicase RecG yields the protein MSQATDKRNPATTVALHQLGVATLKGVGPKVREKLDALGIKTVQDLLFHLPLRYQDRTRITPIGAMQLSTDVVIEGKVLVADVVFGRRRSLVCRIQDGSGTTTLRFFHFSAAQKAQLTPGARLRCFGEPRRGSGGLEFYHPEYRVLGGDEPVPVEERLTPIYPSTEGFAQTSWRKLCDQALQYLDHHPVSEWLPTKSLPYALSNSQWTLAEALRYLHHPPTDASISQLQEGLHPSQRRLAFEELLAHNLALQELRRETQRGGGPALDGPTTLQRGFLKGLGFTLTGAQQRVAKEIAKDLRSHTPMLRLVQGDVGSGKTAVAALAALRAVASGYQVAIMAPTEILAEQHYQSFSQWFEPLGLNVAWLTGKLKGKARQLQSDAIADHSAHVAVGTHALFQNDVEFARLGLVIIDEQHRFGVHQRLALKQKAAAQVGQPHQLIMTATPIPRTLAMTAYADLDTSVIDELPPGRSPVNTVVLANDRRGDVMERLRGVCASGQQAYWVCTLIEESDKLQAQAAEASWELLKETLPELRIGLVHGRMKPKEKAAVMADFKAAELDLIVATTVIEVGVDVPNASLMIIENAERLGLAQLHQLRGRVGRGSQQSFCVLLYQTPLSRNGRERLAALRDSNDGFVIAEQDLALRGPGEVLGTRQTGLMSFKIADLQRDDDLLDAVREQAQHIIENHPNNIKPLIQRWLSGRSVYASV
- a CDS encoding DUF805 domain-containing protein gives rise to the protein MEYFTDAFKKYAEFSGRASRQAYWMFVLAYFLIYVAISVVDYVLNTVWLASLFSLVVLMPSISITARRLHDTGRSGWWQLIYLVPLIGLIVMLVFLCQASDGDNEYGSVNAS
- a CDS encoding hydrogen peroxide-inducible genes activator → MTLTELRYILALKDSGHFGKAAEKCFVSQPTLSVAIKKLEDELGISLFERNRGQIKTTPVGEQVIRQARYVLEQADHIRELANQGRDPLGTPLAIGAIHTVGPYLYPRCIPLIREYAPEMPLYIEENLTGVLRERLRSSQLDAIIVALPFNEPDVVTQPLYEEPFVVLLPCDHPLAQKTALHQDDLLNENVLLLGEGHCFRDQVMAACPGLRQTFANGDRLLQSVVEGSSLETLKHMVVSKLGITILPLSAAQVAPYGDGVLCTRPFVDPSPTRTVALAWRASFPRHQAVDVISRAIKASAAALTSLPSSQSPSKTKRKIKKSG
- a CDS encoding FTR1 family iron permease — protein: MLLTSVVIIIREVLEAALLISILLSMCRQLGVSQAWFKWGVLVGLLGSVGYGQQMGSISSAMGRVGQELSDAGIQLLIYLCLLYSCQQLVFYLNRRQSLNSILFVAMAVAIALAVIREGSEIYIYLSAFQGNQESRLGLYSGAVIGLGIGFSFCALFYYWLLSFSPRRAVFFGSMLLTLVAGGMILQGCKMLIQADYLPDGQAWDSSGFLPEDGLPGQLLYAMVGYEATPAPAQVAIYVFAIAVMLATLTLRYRAGINAASPTKPDEQ
- a CDS encoding ATP-binding protein; the encoded protein is MTSLRRFLIISVLSALMLVNFIAALHGYRSSMLEAESLFDQKLSEMAAQFAAMPLPNEESPPSADDEQMVFQIFSGEGKLLWRSVHAPAQIISEVPGFGEHNFNDYRWRTLSYLNPNTGRRVVVAERVDQRYRLAESVILESIVPVVLVLPVAGILIWLIIGRGLSSLGVLAGILRRKPTDDFGAIRVDGAPVELLPVIQSVNSMLSRLSASFERERRFSADAAHELRTPISAIKMHLHNVRDELPNGSDSLRSLTKDVDRLAHLVEQMLLLHRTTPDHYPAKFEKISLPGLARDAIAERYADCAAKQQTIELAGDAVTVDGDRFALGILLQNLVNNASKYTQQGGRIELRTEVKSSEVWLTVADNGPGISAEAQSRVFERFYRLGGDRHSSGVSGCGLGLSIVEHIAELHGANIVMATGLEGRGLAVSIVFPAPLRSDKALPPSAKSKKALGRSDEGEQV
- a CDS encoding RidA family protein, which translates into the protein MSTKEYINTLHAPEAIGTYSQAVKVGNTVYLSGQIPLVPETMTMVDGGILEQATQVFKNLSAVADASGGSLNNAVKVNISLTDLSVFAQVNEVMAKFFTEPYPARACVQVAALPRGAMIEVEVILAL
- a CDS encoding NAD(P)H-binding protein, producing the protein MSFYLLEFTLAMAVDGKREQKKLLIVGCGDIGNGLAELYLPQGWEVQGLRRNTAKLAPGITAFAADVCDPASVAALGSLRADYVVVTLTPGGNKAEAYQAVFERGLANVLAAIAVPPKHIFFVSSTGVYAQANHDIIDETSETAPDRFSGQSLLNAEQAIAATAWPHSNIRFGGIYGTGRFFMLNKVLDGDCAPAAPLHYTNRIHRDDCVGFIAHLIDKTEAGGKLKNCYVGVDDEAASIQDVQSWLAAQLGVTYASKGEPIARTGSKRCVNRRLRESGYTLKYPTFREGFEPVLRAWRASTAKD
- a CDS encoding cupredoxin domain-containing protein, translated to MSKLMSTLSHSIGAALLLLAATSVWAEKPSFNLEIREHLFTPSELRVPANTKIKLWVYNRDSTPEEFESYELNREKVILGGQKALLFIGPLPAGEYPFFGEFNPKSAQGKIIAE